The genomic segment TCGTCAAGAAGCTCTCCGAGGGCCGGGCCGACGACATCCGCCAATGCGTCGGCGCGGGCTACTGCATCGACCGGATCTATGTCGGCGGCGACGCGCTCTGCATCCAGAACGCCGCCACCGGCCGCGAGGCGACGATGCCGCACGAGATCCGCAAGGCGGATCTGCGCCGCCGGGTCGTGGTGATCGGCGCCGGCCCCGGCGGCCTCGAGGCCGCCCGCGTCTGCGCCGAGCGCGGCCACGCGGTCGTGCTGTTCGAGAAGAGCGGGCAGGCCGGCGGTCAGATCGGCATCGCGGCCAAGGCCGGCTGGCGCGAGGCGATGTCGGGCATCACCCGCTGGCTCGTCGCCCAGGTGACCAAGCTCGGCGTCGATCTGCGCCTCAACACCGAGGCGACGGAAGAGGCCGTGCTCGCCGAGAAGCCGGACGTGGTCATCGTCGCCACCGGCGGCACGCCCTTCCGCGGCCACGCCAAGGGCGCCGCGCAGCACGCGGTCACCACCGCCGAGGTTCTGGCCGGCGCGGTCGAGCCGACCGGCTCGGTCCTGCTCTACGACGAGATGGGCCAGCACAATGCGGCCTCGGTGGCCGAGCAATTGGCCAAGCGCGGCTGCCTCGTGGAGATCGCCACCCACGACCGCATGGTGGCCGAGGAGGTCGGCACCACCAACCAGCCGATCCACCTGCGCGAACTCTACAAGCTCGGCGTGGTGATGAGCCCGAACCTGGAGCTGATCGAGATCTATCCCGAGGGCAACCGCTTCGTCGCGGCGTTGCGCAACACCATGACCGACGCCGAGGAGGAGCGCCTTGTCGATCGCATCATCGTCGATCACGGCACGCTGCCGGTCGATGCGCTCTACCACGGCTTGAAGGAGGCCTCGGTCAACCGGGGTCAGACCGACCCGGACGCGCTGATCCGCGGCGAGCCGCAGCCCTACGATCTGTCGAAGGGCTACGCGCTCTACCGCATCGGCGACGCGGTGGCCGGCCGCAACATCCACGCGGCGATCTACGACGCCCTGCGGCTGTGCAAGGACCTTTTGATTGGGTTCCCCCCCGCACGCGGGGAGAGGGTCGCGGGCACCCTGTCGTGCCTGCGGGAAGCGGAGGCGAAGCCGGAGCGGCGGTGAGGGGGCAGCTCAGGATGAGCCTCCTCCGGCCAGGCCCCCTCACCCTCGGCTGCCGCCTCGTCGCGCCGACGACAGGGTCGTCGCGACCCTCTCCCCGCGTGCGGGGAGAGGGGGATGCACGGTCCTCGTAAGCCCCGTCCGGAACTGTCGCCCAGCCCGTAGGCCCACCGTCATGACCAGCTTCGTGCCCCTGACCACGGTGTTTCCCGGCCTCGTCTGGCTGATGGCGGCGCTCGCCCTCGTTCAGGGCTTGCGCCGTGCCGCCCTCTGGCGCGTCGGCGCGTCGGCGCCGGTGGCGTGGCTCGACGGGCTCGCCAAGCTGCCCCGGCGCTACCTCGTCGATGTCCACCACGTCGTGGCGCGCGACGCCTACGCCTCGCGCATGCACGCGGTCGTGGCCGGCGGCCTGCTCGCGGCCTCGATCCTCACCGCGCTGGCGATCCTGCCGCCGCTGGCGGACTTCCGGCCCTACTGGTTCCTCGTGGCGCTCGCCTTCGGGGTCACGGCGATCGGCTCGCTGTTCGTTGGCGCCCGGCGCTATCCGCAGAAGCAGAAGCGCCTCTCCGCCGGGCGTTTCCAGGTCCTGCCGTTCCTGCTCGTCGCCTACGCCGTCGGCGGCACGATCACCGCCCTCGTCCTCGCGCTCGGCGGCGGTGGCCTGCTCGGTTCCGTCGCGCTCGCGCTCGCGGCGGCCGGCGGGCTCGGCCTCGCCTTCGAGGTGCGCCACGGCCCGATGCGCCACGCGGCGGCCGGCGCGCTTCACCTCGTCGCCCATCCCCGGCCCGGCCGGTTCGAGGGCCGCCCCGACACCGCGCTCCAGCCCCTCGACCTCGACGCGCCCCGCCTCGGTTCGGAGATGCCGGCCGACTTCACCTGGAACCGGCTCCTCTCCTACGACGCCTGCGTCAGTTGCGGGCGCTGCGAGACCGCCTGCCCGGCCTTCGCCGCCGGCCAGCCTCTGAATCCGAAGAAGCTGATCCAGGATCTCGTCGCCGGCCTCTCGCCGGCCGAGCCCGCCTATGCCGGCAACCCCTATCCCGGCGGCCGGGCGGCGGAGGGCGCGCGCGGGGCTTTGGCCCGGCTGATCGGGCCGGATGCGCGCATCCATCCCGACACGCTGTGGTCCTGCACCACCTGCCGCGCCTGCGTCGAGGAATGCCCGATGATGATCGAGCATGTCGATGCCGTGGTCTCCCTGCGCCGGCACGAGACGCTGGAGCGCGGAGCGCTGCCCGAGAAGGCCGTCGTCCCGGTGACGGAGCTGCGCCAGTCCGGCGATCCCGGCGGGCGTCCGCTGGCCTCGCGCACCGATTTTGCCGCCGGGCTCGACCTGCCGGGGATCGCGGACCGTGAGCCGGTCGATGTCCTGCTCTGGCTCGGCGAGGGCGCCTACGATCTGCGCTACGGCCGCTCTTTGCGGGCGCTGATCCGGCTCCTACGCGAGGCCGGGGTCGATTTCGCGGTGCTGGGTGTGGAGGAGCGCGACACCGGCGACCTCGCCCGGCGGCTCGGCGACGAGGCGACCTTCCAGGCGCTGGCGCGGGAGAACATCGCGACGCTTGGCCAATACCGCTTCAAGCGGATCGTCACCGCCGATCCGCACGCGCTGCATGCCCTGCGCAACGAGTACCCGGCCTTCGGTGGCCACTACACCGTGACTCACCACACCGCCCTCCTGCTGGAGCTGATCCGGGCCGGCAAGCTCAATCCGGGCCGTCTGCCGGACCTTTCGGTCACCTATCACGACCCATGCTACCTCGCCCGCTACAACGGGGAGACCGAGGCGCCCCCGCGCGGTGCTCGACGCGATCGGCGTCACCCGCCGCGAGATGACCCGGTCCGGGCGCCGGGCGATGTGCTGCGGCGGCGGCGGCGGCGCGCCGGTGAGCGACGTGCCGGGCGAGCGCCGCATCCCCGACATCCGCATGGCTCAGGCCGCCGAGACCGGGGCCGGGATCGTCGCCGTCGCCTGCCCCTCCTGCACGGCGATGCTGGAGGGCGTGACCGACCGCAAGGCAGAGATCCGCGACGTGGCCGAACTCCTGCTCCAGGCGGTGGAGGCGGGCCGATGAGCCGCCCGCGCCGCGATCCGCGGGCCGAGCGGGCGGCCTCCCTCGTCGCCGGCGAGGGCCCGCGCCCGCGCTACGACCGCACCCGCCGCGCGACCGCCTCCGGCCGGCCCCGCCGCGACCCGCGGGCCGAGCGCGAGGCGCAGCGCATCGGGGGCCTTGCGCGAGCGCGCTACGATCTCAGCCAGATCGGCCGCTCTGTCGGCGAGGCGGTCACCGCCGCAACTCGCGCTGCGCCCGTGGCCGAGGCGCCGAAGACGATCATCGTCGAGACGCCCGCCTTCCTCGTCGCGGTGGTGCCGGACGCCCCCGGCGGCCGCCTCTCGGGCCATGACCGGCAGGTGATCGGCGCGGCGCGCGCGCTGGCCGGGCGCGAGGGCGCCGTCGCGGTCATCGTGGAAGGGGAGTGCGAGGGGGCTGGGTGCAGCCGGCGCCGACCGGATGCTCCGGCTCGAGCGCGCGGAGGGCTACGACCCGGCGGCCCGCGCCGCCCGCATCGAGGCCGCGCTCGCAGGCGTCGGGGCGCGTCACGTCCTGTTCCCGGAATCCCTCGATGGCGGCGATCTCGCCCGTCGCGTCGCGGTGGGCCTGAACGAGGCGCTGTTCACCAATGCCGAAGTGGTGGCCGCCAAGGGGCTGGTCCGCCCGGCCCGGGGCCGCCGGGTCGAGCAGAGCCTCGCCCCGCCCCGCCTCGCCACCGTGGCGCCGGACGCGGTCGCCGACTATGCGGGCCCGCCGCGGGAGGCGCGCGCCCTGCCCTTTGAGGCGTCTGCGCTGGAAACTCCGAAAAGCATCGTCTCGGCGATACGCATCCCGGCCGATCCCGCGACCGTGCCGCTCTCGCTCGCCGAGTTCGTGGTGTCGGCCGGCAACGGCCTCTCCGATCTCGACACCTTCCGCCAGGTGGTGGCGGCACTTCACGCGACACCCGGCGCCAGCCGCGTGCTGTGCGATTCCGGGCTGATGCCGCGCCATACCCAGGTTGGCGCCTCGGGCACGGTGCTCGCGGCGACCTGCTACTTCGCGCTCGGCATCTCCGGGGCGCCGCAGCATCTCCAGGGTGTGGCCGGCTGCGAGCACGTGGTGGCAGTCAACACCGATCTCCACGCGGCGATGATCGAGCGGGCCGGCCTCGCCGTGGTTCAGGACGCTCAGGCCGTAATGCCGGCCCTGCTGCGGCTGCTGGCGGAAGAGGCAGCCGGGTCGGGGACGGCGTCATGAGAATCGCGGTGCTTCTCTCCGCCGGGCTCCATCCGGTCTCCGGGGCATCCGTGCTGCCGCGGCTCGAGGCGCAGGCGATCCGCATGGCCGCCGGGCTCGGCTCGGGGTCCGAGACCCTGGGCCTGCATGCCGGGCCGGATGCCGCCGCCATCGCCGAGGCGCTGGGCCAGGGCTTGCCCCGGATCGAGCACATCAGGATCGCGGCCGGCGACGACCCGGTGCCCGCGCTCGCCGCGCGGCTCGCCGAACTTGCCCCCGACTTGATCCTGGCCGGACGGCGCAGCCAGGGCGGCGAGGAGAGCGGCCTCGTGCCCTACGCGCTGGCTCGCGCCCTCTCGCGACCCCTCGTATCCGACGTGGTCGCGGCGGCGCTCGACGTGGAGGGCGCCCTGCGCCTCGATCAGAGCCTCGGGCGGGGCGCCCTGCGCCGGGTGGTAGTGCGGGGACCGGTCGTCGTCACCTGCCATCCGGACGCCCCCGCCCCCCTCGCCTACGCCTATGGCCGGGCCCGCCGCGGGCGCGTCGAGGCGCTGGCCGTCGCGCCGGCATCACTTCCGGCTCTCGCCTTGGCGGTAGAGGAGCGGCCCTATCGCCGCCGGCCCAAGATCGTGAAGGGCGCGCCCGCGGGCGGCTCGGCGGCGGAGCGGCTGAAGACGGCCACCGGCGAGGGTGGCTCGGCCGCGAGCGGCCGGCTCCTGGTCGAGCCCGATCCCGAGGACGCCGCCCGCGAGATCCTGGCCTATCTCCGGCAGATCGGCGTGCTCGCCCCGCCGGCGGAACCGAAGACCTGAGGAAAGCGAAACGATGCCCCTGAGCCCGGACGACCTGCTGACGCGGCTGCGCGAGCGCGGAATCGCGTACAAGCTCTACGAGCACGAATCCGTGCTCACCGTCGAGGCGATGATGGCGATCTGCGGCGACATCGCCGGCGCCCACACCAAGAACCTGTTCCTGCGCGACGGAAAGAAGACCTACTTCCTCGTCACGCTCCAGCATGACGCGCAGGTCGATCTGAAGGCGTTCCGCGCCGTGCTCGGCGCCCGCGGCGGCCTGTCCTTCGCGAGCCCCGATGCCTTGCGCGAACAACTCGGGGTCGAGAGCGGGGCCGTGTCGCCGCTGGCAGCGCTCAACGCTGCGCCGGGCAGCGTGCGGGTCTTCCTTCAGGACAGCCTGCTGGCGGAGACGCGGATCAACATCCACCCGCTCGTCAGCACGCGCACCCTCTCGCTCGTTCCGGCCGATCTCGTGGAGGTTCTGCGGGCCGAGGGGCACGAGCCCACGGCGGTCGCCCTGCCGGAGAGCGCGGCGGCCTGAAGATCCTCAGTGCCTGTTCGATGTGCGACGGCAGCACCGCAGGCCGTGTTCTCTTCCCATCCGCGCCCTCATCCTGAGGTGCCGGAGCAAAGCGGAGGCCTCGAAGGAGGGCTCCAGAGAGCACCGCGATCCCTGGAGCCCTCCTTCGAGGCTCGCTGACGCGAGCACCTCAGGATGAGGGCGCGGGTTGGATCGCGTAAAAGTGCCTCACACAATGCCCGGCGGATTGTCCCCGCTCCCGCGCTGACGGCGCGGCGGGCGTCGTGAGAGACATTCGATCGGTCACGTCAAACCGGCCCTCAGGCGCGCTGGATGGCCATCGGGAAGGCGAAGGACAGGAACAGCGTCTCGCCGGCCTTC from the Methylorubrum extorquens genome contains:
- a CDS encoding conserved protein of unknown function (Evidence 4 : Unknown function but conserved in other organisms), with translation MPLSPDDLLTRLRERGIAYKLYEHESVLTVEAMMAICGDIAGAHTKNLFLRDGKKTYFLVTLQHDAQVDLKAFRAVLGARGGLSFASPDALREQLGVESGAVSPLAALNAAPGSVRVFLQDSLLAETRINIHPLVSTRTLSLVPADLVEVLRAEGHEPTAVALPESAAA
- a CDS encoding NADH:flavin oxidoreductase/NADH oxidase (Evidence 2a : Function from experimental evidences in other organisms; PubMedId : 9758825; Product type e : enzyme) gives rise to the protein MIANADALLKPLTIKGLTIRNRVMSTSHAPGYGRDGKPQERYQLYHAEKAKGGIGLTMFGGSSSVAVDSPAAPWNQISVADDSVIPFFQQFSDRVHAHGGKLMIQLTHMGRRTKWDTEHWLPTVSPSPRREPASRTIPKEMEAEDIARIVKSFAQAARRCREGGLDGCEVSAAHGHLIDQFWSPSVNQRTDRYGGSLENRMRFGIEVLEAMRAEAGDDYVIGIRMSGDEMIADGLSQEDCVTIASEYARRGLVDFLNILGGQARDHIAHAISLPNMSFPVAPFLFLPSAIKREVDVPVFHAQRVTDLATAARAVAEGHVDMVAMTRAHIADPHLVKKLSEGRADDIRQCVGAGYCIDRIYVGGDALCIQNAATGREATMPHEIRKADLRRRVVVIGAGPGGLEAARVCAERGHAVVLFEKSGQAGGQIGIAAKAGWREAMSGITRWLVAQVTKLGVDLRLNTEATEEAVLAEKPDVVIVATGGTPFRGHAKGAAQHAVTTAEVLAGAVEPTGSVLLYDEMGQHNAASVAEQLAKRGCLVEIATHDRMVAEEVGTTNQPIHLRELYKLGVVMSPNLELIEIYPEGNRFVAALRNTMTDAEEERLVDRIIVDHGTLPVDALYHGLKEASVNRGQTDPDALIRGEPQPYDLSKGYALYRIGDAVAGRNIHAAIYDALRLCKDLLIGFPPARGERVAGTLSCLREAEAKPERR
- a CDS encoding putative electron transfer flavoprotein, beta subunit (Evidence 3 : Putative function from multiple computational evidences; Product type c : carrier) — protein: MRIAVLLSAGLHPVSGASVLPRLEAQAIRMAAGLGSGSETLGLHAGPDAAAIAEALGQGLPRIEHIRIAAGDDPVPALAARLAELAPDLILAGRRSQGGEESGLVPYALARALSRPLVSDVVAAALDVEGALRLDQSLGRGALRRVVVRGPVVVTCHPDAPAPLAYAYGRARRGRVEALAVAPASLPALALAVEERPYRRRPKIVKGAPAGGSAAERLKTATGEGGSAASGRLLVEPDPEDAAREILAYLRQIGVLAPPAEPKT
- a CDS encoding Iron-sulfur cluster-binding protein (modular protein) — its product is MTSFVPLTTVFPGLVWLMAALALVQGLRRAALWRVGASAPVAWLDGLAKLPRRYLVDVHHVVARDAYASRMHAVVAGGLLAASILTALAILPPLADFRPYWFLVALAFGVTAIGSLFVGARRYPQKQKRLSAGRFQVLPFLLVAYAVGGTITALVLALGGGGLLGSVALALAAAGGLGLAFEVRHGPMRHAAAGALHLVAHPRPGRFEGRPDTALQPLDLDAPRLGSEMPADFTWNRLLSYDACVSCGRCETACPAFAAGQPLNPKKLIQDLVAGLSPAEPAYAGNPYPGGRAAEGARGALARLIGPDARIHPDTLWSCTTCRACVEECPMMIEHVDAVVSLRRHETLERGALPEKAVVPVTELRQSGDPGGRPLASRTDFAAGLDLPGIADREPVDVLLWLGEGAYDLRYGRSLRALIRLLREAGVDFAVLGVEERDTGDLARRLGDEATFQALARENIATLGQYRFKRIVTADPHALHALRNEYPAFGGHYTVTHHTALLLELIRAGKLNPGRLPDLSVTYHDPCYLARYNGETEAPPRGARRDRRHPPRDDPVRAPGDVLRRRRRRAGERRAGRAPHPRHPHGSGRRDRGRDRRRRLPLLHGDAGGRDRPQGRDPRRGRTPAPGGGGGPMSRPRRDPRAERAASLVAGEGPRPRYDRTRRATASGRPRRDPRAEREAQRIGGLARARYDLSQIGRSVGEAVTAATRAAPVAEAPKTIIVETPAFLVAVVPDAPGGRLSGHDRQVIGAARALAGREGAVAVIVEGECEGAGCSRRRPDAPARARGGLRPGGPRRPHRGRARRRRGASRPVPGIPRWRRSRPSRRGGPERGAVHQCRSGGRQGAGPPGPGPPGRAEPRPAPPRHRGAGRGRRLCGPAAGGARPAL
- a CDS encoding putative electron transfer flavoprotein alpha subunit (fragment) (Evidence 3 : Putative function from multiple computational evidences) translates to MPLSLAEFVVSAGNGLSDLDTFRQVVAALHATPGASRVLCDSGLMPRHTQVGASGTVLAATCYFALGISGAPQHLQGVAGCEHVVAVNTDLHAAMIERAGLAVVQDAQAVMPALLRLLAEEAAGSGTAS